The Chitinispirillales bacterium DNA segment ACCAATGAAGCGGAACGGAAGTTACTAAATCCGCATAATTCAATTGCTCGTAAAACGACGTTATTCCTAATTTGAAAATGTCTTTCGCACGTTGTTTAATTCCGTTATATTTTAACTCATATATAATTTCTTTCAATTGCGGATTAAAATCATCTACAGCCCAAATATCTACAATGTTCTCACCGATTTTGGCGCTTGCGGTGACCACCTTAATTCCTGAAAGATACATCTTTGCACAATTTTCGCAAAATGCGGCGATTTGTTGGGATTGTAATTGACATTTCGAACAAGTTTGCGGATATATTACATCAATTATTTTTTCGATTATTTTTACGCGATTGAGCGACTTCGTCCAAAAATTTTTGTTCATTTTTATTAAATTCTTTCTGCCATTCTAATTTTTTCTTACTACGAAGCATTTCCAAAGATTTTCGCTTTATCGTCGCTTCAGTAAGTCTTTTTCTCGTTCTTTCAATGTCAAGCGAAACATCCTGCAATTTTTGTCCGATTTTAAGTAAATCAAGTTTCAACGTATTTCTCCACGAAACCGAATACCTAAGTTCGGATGCGGAATCCGCTGACTTTCTATCTTCTTTTTCTCGCGCTTGAAAATCCTGTAATTCT contains these protein-coding regions:
- a CDS encoding ComF family protein — translated: MNKNFWTKSLNRVKIIEKIIDVIYPQTCSKCQLQSQQIAAFCENCAKMYLSGIKVVTASAKIGENIVDIWAVDDFNPQLKEIIYELKYNGIKQRAKDIFKLGITSFYEQLNYADLVTSVPLHWLRFIRRGYNQSEILAKTAARELDIEYKNTMFRTRYNFTQTKRNAKERKKACEGLFALKKNCDVKNKTIIIVDDVCTTGSTVSECARVLYAANAKKIIVLCLAKA
- the fliJ gene encoding flagellar export protein FliJ, producing MKRFEFSLQSILELRIREEDEAKAFLVAQESELQRIGSELSQKKKELQDFQAREKEDRKSADSASELRYSVSWRNTLKLDLLKIGQKLQDVSLDIERTRKRLTEATIKRKSLEMLRSKKKLEWQKEFNKNEQKFLDEVAQSRKNNRKNN